A single window of Chitinophaga sp. XS-30 DNA harbors:
- a CDS encoding ATP-binding cassette domain-containing protein: MQPFLTLEHITVRYLDKTLFTDLSWEIRSGEHWAIVGPGGSGKTSLLHTILGKNNVINGRMAHHYYDRYRETFPVTDPYFNYRRLLAMVGHHHDFRNLSHTTDFYYQQRFNSMDSSDAPLVEAYLDGQWEDPLLAPLNLRPLLKKELIKLSNGETRRVMIARALLQKPSLLLLDNPFIGLDVQSRQGFHGIVDHVAATGTTVVLVTTPKELPESITHVLQLENGRVTGTFTRQAFLAQYREEEAVHAGPEPDAALIKKLTADAIPASFEVIAQMDDIHVKYGDNAILDGISWTIRPGEKWALLGPNGSGKSTLLSLINADNPQSYANRIILFDRRRGSGESIWDIKRKIGFVSPELHQYFSSQATCLQVTGSGFYDTIGYIRPCTPAQLEKAAGWMQVLEIAQYANVPFRQVPASVQRLVLLARALVKSPPLLIFDEPCQGLDAHQKNNFKQLIETLCRHISVTLIYVTHYTEELPACVNNFLRISNGKII, from the coding sequence ATGCAGCCTTTTCTGACCCTTGAGCATATTACGGTACGGTATCTGGACAAGACCCTGTTTACGGACCTCAGCTGGGAGATCCGCTCCGGGGAGCACTGGGCCATTGTAGGCCCCGGTGGTTCCGGCAAAACCAGCCTTCTCCATACCATACTTGGTAAGAACAACGTCATCAATGGCAGGATGGCCCATCATTATTACGACCGTTACCGGGAAACGTTTCCCGTGACCGATCCGTATTTCAATTATCGCCGCCTTCTGGCCATGGTGGGGCATCATCATGATTTCAGGAACCTGTCCCATACCACAGATTTCTACTACCAGCAACGTTTCAACAGTATGGATTCCTCCGACGCTCCGTTGGTGGAGGCTTACCTGGACGGGCAGTGGGAAGACCCGCTGCTGGCTCCGCTGAACCTCCGGCCACTGCTGAAAAAGGAACTCATCAAGCTTTCCAATGGCGAAACCCGCCGCGTGATGATCGCCAGGGCCCTCCTGCAAAAGCCCTCCCTGCTCCTGCTGGATAACCCTTTCATAGGGCTGGACGTACAGTCAAGGCAGGGCTTCCACGGGATTGTGGACCATGTGGCGGCCACCGGCACCACCGTGGTGCTGGTCACCACGCCCAAAGAGCTCCCGGAAAGCATCACCCACGTGCTGCAGCTGGAAAACGGCCGTGTAACCGGAACATTCACCCGGCAGGCCTTCCTGGCGCAATACCGGGAAGAGGAAGCCGTGCATGCCGGGCCGGAGCCGGATGCCGCCCTCATCAAAAAACTGACAGCGGATGCCATACCCGCCAGTTTTGAGGTGATCGCGCAAATGGATGATATTCATGTGAAATATGGGGACAATGCCATTCTGGATGGCATCAGCTGGACCATACGGCCCGGCGAAAAGTGGGCGCTGCTGGGGCCTAACGGCTCCGGAAAGTCCACGCTATTGAGCCTGATCAACGCAGATAACCCGCAGTCATACGCCAACAGGATCATTTTGTTCGACCGCAGGCGGGGTAGCGGGGAGAGCATCTGGGATATCAAGCGGAAAATAGGCTTCGTATCCCCGGAACTGCACCAGTATTTCTCCTCCCAGGCCACCTGCCTGCAGGTGACCGGTTCCGGCTTCTATGATACCATCGGCTACATCCGTCCCTGCACACCGGCGCAGCTCGAAAAAGCAGCAGGCTGGATGCAGGTACTGGAAATTGCGCAGTATGCGAACGTTCCGTTCAGGCAGGTTCCGGCCAGCGTACAACGCCTGGTACTGCTGGCACGCGCACTGGTGAAAAGCCCGCCGCTCCTCATCTTCGATGAGCCCTGTCAGGGCCTGGACGCCCATCAAAAGAATAATTTCAAACAACTCATTGAAACATTGTGCCGGCACATCTCCGTGACGCTCATCTACGTCACTCACTACACGGAGGAATTGCCCGCATGCGTGAACAATTTTTTGCGCATCAGCAATGGTAAAATAATATAA
- the fabF gene encoding beta-ketoacyl-ACP synthase II, protein MRTVTLRRVVVTGMGAITPIGNDVNTFWENLKAGKSGAGPITKFDTTEFKTKFAHELKGLDIDAFIEKKEARKMDTFTQYAMVVAHEAIHNCGVDLEKTDRSKFGVIWASGNGGMQTFEEQILDFAAANFVPKFSPFFIPRLISDIAAGQIAIKYGLMGINYCTVSACASSNSALVDAFNYIRLGKANMIIAGGSEGPITRASIAGFNALKALSTRNGDALHASRPFDKDRDGFVMGEGAGAIVLEDYDHAIARGATIYGEMVGGAMSCDAYHLTATHPEGLGAQLGMKEALEDAGLSITDVDYINAHATSTPLGDVSELKAIQAVFGDHAGKLNISATKSMTGHLLGAAGAIEAIACIKAIQDDVVPPTINTTDLGEDIPAGLNLTLGKAQSRTINVALSNTFGFGGHNAIAAFAKFKG, encoded by the coding sequence ATGCGTACTGTTACACTGAGGAGGGTTGTGGTCACCGGAATGGGAGCTATCACGCCGATCGGTAATGATGTAAACACGTTCTGGGAAAACCTGAAAGCCGGCAAAAGTGGCGCAGGACCTATTACCAAATTCGATACTACGGAATTCAAGACAAAATTCGCCCACGAGCTGAAAGGCCTGGATATCGATGCTTTTATCGAAAAGAAGGAAGCCCGTAAAATGGACACCTTTACACAGTACGCCATGGTGGTTGCACATGAGGCCATCCACAACTGCGGGGTAGACCTGGAGAAGACCGATCGCAGCAAGTTCGGCGTGATATGGGCTTCCGGCAACGGTGGTATGCAAACTTTCGAGGAGCAGATACTGGACTTCGCCGCCGCTAATTTCGTTCCCAAATTCAGTCCTTTTTTCATACCCCGGCTGATATCCGATATCGCGGCGGGCCAGATCGCCATTAAATATGGCCTGATGGGCATCAACTACTGCACCGTTTCCGCCTGCGCTTCTTCCAACAGCGCATTGGTGGATGCCTTCAACTATATTCGTCTCGGCAAGGCCAATATGATCATTGCCGGAGGCTCTGAAGGGCCTATCACCCGCGCCAGCATTGCGGGCTTCAATGCGCTGAAAGCATTGTCCACCCGTAACGGGGACGCGCTGCATGCCTCCCGTCCGTTTGATAAAGACCGTGATGGTTTTGTAATGGGCGAGGGAGCGGGCGCTATCGTACTGGAAGACTACGATCATGCGATTGCGCGCGGCGCTACCATCTACGGAGAAATGGTCGGCGGCGCCATGAGCTGCGATGCCTACCACCTCACCGCTACCCATCCGGAAGGGCTGGGAGCACAGCTGGGCATGAAAGAAGCACTGGAAGATGCCGGTCTGAGCATCACGGACGTGGATTATATCAATGCGCACGCCACTTCCACCCCGCTGGGCGACGTGAGTGAGCTGAAAGCGATCCAGGCTGTTTTCGGGGACCATGCCGGCAAGCTGAATATCAGCGCCACCAAGTCCATGACCGGGCACCTGCTCGGCGCGGCCGGCGCTATCGAAGCCATTGCCTGCATCAAAGCGATACAGGACGATGTGGTTCCACCCACCATTAATACAACGGATCTGGGAGAAGACATTCCCGCAGGCCTGAACCTGACCCTGGGCAAAGCACAATCCCGCACGATTAACGTGGCGTTGAGCAATACTTTTGGCTTTGGCGGGCATAACGCCATTGCTGCCTTCGCGAAATTCAAAGGATAA
- a CDS encoding DUF6048 family protein, whose product MKRILPYIFSALLLLQALAAAAQSPKKDSLPEIKISVPAGVRVGLDLTRFAVRAFQPYRTDVTVNLDARYNDRLFIASDLSYNNTSHSDSNYTYKGSGMSITIGANYNLLQKQIPKENFMIYGGMRYGLALFSYEIPEYTIYNDYWGDTKGSYPKTSKMAHWVELTVGIKVEVLKNFYLGWSLHERILINSKLSKQDFPPLVIPGFGKGYKGSAFDMQYSVSYLFPMWKVKQAVKL is encoded by the coding sequence ATGAAACGCATATTACCTTACATTTTTAGCGCCTTGCTGTTGTTGCAGGCCCTTGCCGCCGCAGCGCAATCCCCCAAAAAGGATTCGCTGCCGGAAATAAAGATATCCGTGCCCGCCGGGGTAAGGGTGGGGCTGGACCTCACCCGGTTTGCCGTCAGGGCCTTTCAGCCTTACCGTACGGATGTGACCGTTAATCTCGATGCAAGGTATAATGACCGCTTGTTCATAGCCTCGGACCTCAGTTACAACAATACTTCGCATTCGGACAGCAATTACACCTACAAAGGCAGCGGCATGTCCATCACCATAGGCGCCAACTACAACCTGCTGCAGAAACAGATACCGAAAGAGAACTTTATGATCTACGGCGGCATGCGTTATGGCCTGGCCCTCTTCAGCTATGAAATACCCGAGTACACCATTTACAACGATTATTGGGGCGATACGAAAGGGAGTTATCCGAAAACCAGCAAGATGGCGCATTGGGTGGAATTGACGGTAGGCATCAAAGTAGAAGTGCTCAAGAATTTTTACCTCGGCTGGAGCCTGCATGAACGTATCCTGATCAATAGCAAATTGTCAAAGCAGGATTTTCCGCCGCTGGTGATCCCCGGCTTCGGGAAAGGATATAAAGGCAGCGCTTTCGATATGCAATACAGTGTGTCTTACCTGTTCCCGATGTGGAAAGTGAAGCAGGCGGTCAAGCTATAG
- a CDS encoding MBOAT family protein translates to MSLPENLWNVLRYNEADPILFNSAFFLYFFAAFLLCYQLVRRYERGRVWVFTLFSLYFFYKACNEYVGLVVLSAIVDFYLSNRIHREQREKVRKGLLWFSILINIGMLMYFKYTNFFIGIINDLGAGRITPLHILLPIGISFYTFENLSYTIDVYRRDIKPVDRFMDYLFFLSFFPKLMMGPIVRAADFIPQIRQPYVLDREDVGKGMFLILGGLFKKVVISDFVYQNFVQYIFDDPSRHTGIECLLGVYAYALVIYCDFSGYSDMAIGIARWMGFKIPANFDKPYKSSSITEFWRRWHVSLSTWLRDYVYIPLGGNRKGKLRQYINLMLTMLIGGFWHGASWNFIVWGGIHGGALAVDKVWRQRTGAARMPARLWKLGGILFTFHLVCFCWIFFHAASFRDAWALLHQVVYDFQGGLLFQVLYAYPQVFILMGTGYLLHFLPAVAEQKLETGLARLPVAGSVAVMALFIWFLSQVKTTEPMIPIYFQF, encoded by the coding sequence ATGTCTTTACCGGAAAACCTGTGGAACGTTCTGAGGTACAATGAAGCGGACCCGATCCTCTTCAACAGTGCGTTCTTCCTTTATTTCTTCGCCGCCTTCCTGCTCTGCTACCAGCTGGTACGCAGGTACGAACGGGGGAGGGTATGGGTGTTCACCCTGTTCTCATTATACTTTTTCTATAAAGCCTGTAATGAATATGTGGGCCTGGTGGTGCTTTCCGCTATTGTGGACTTTTATCTCAGCAACCGCATCCACCGGGAACAGCGCGAAAAGGTCAGGAAAGGATTGCTCTGGTTCAGCATACTGATCAATATCGGCATGCTGATGTATTTCAAATACACGAACTTCTTTATCGGCATTATCAACGACCTTGGTGCGGGGCGCATCACACCGCTGCACATCCTGCTGCCCATCGGCATTTCCTTTTATACTTTCGAGAATCTCAGCTATACGATTGATGTGTACCGGCGTGATATCAAGCCGGTGGACAGGTTCATGGACTACCTGTTCTTCCTCTCCTTCTTCCCGAAACTCATGATGGGCCCCATCGTGCGGGCGGCGGACTTCATCCCGCAGATCCGGCAGCCTTATGTGCTGGATCGGGAAGACGTGGGCAAGGGGATGTTCCTCATTCTCGGGGGGCTTTTCAAGAAGGTGGTCATCTCCGATTTTGTGTACCAGAACTTCGTGCAGTATATTTTTGACGATCCCTCCCGGCATACCGGCATTGAATGCCTGCTCGGCGTGTATGCTTACGCGCTGGTGATCTACTGTGATTTTTCCGGGTATTCTGATATGGCCATCGGCATTGCCCGCTGGATGGGTTTTAAAATACCGGCGAATTTCGATAAACCTTACAAAAGCAGCTCCATCACGGAATTCTGGCGGCGGTGGCATGTCTCTTTATCCACCTGGCTGCGGGATTACGTGTACATTCCGCTCGGTGGTAACCGCAAAGGCAAGCTGCGGCAGTATATCAATCTGATGCTCACGATGCTCATCGGCGGGTTCTGGCACGGCGCCAGCTGGAATTTTATTGTATGGGGCGGTATCCACGGCGGAGCGCTGGCGGTGGACAAGGTTTGGCGGCAAAGGACCGGTGCAGCCCGGATGCCCGCGCGCCTCTGGAAACTGGGTGGCATCCTTTTTACCTTTCACCTGGTTTGTTTCTGCTGGATATTTTTCCATGCCGCTTCCTTCCGGGATGCCTGGGCGCTGTTGCACCAGGTGGTATATGACTTCCAGGGAGGCCTGCTCTTCCAGGTGCTGTACGCTTACCCCCAGGTATTCATTTTGATGGGGACCGGTTACCTCCTGCACTTTTTGCCCGCCGTTGCGGAGCAGAAGCTGGAAACCGGCCTGGCCCGTCTGCCGGTAGCGGGAAGCGTGGCCGTGATGGCACTGTTCATCTGGTTCCTGTCCCAGGTGAAGACCACTGAGCCGATGATCCCCATTTATTTTCAATTTTAG
- the uvrA gene encoding excinuclease ABC subunit UvrA, with the protein MAKQKQQTTGKPAPVALNDEMIEVYGAREHNLKNLDIQIPKNSLVVITGISGSGKSSLAFDTIYAEGQRRYMESFSAYARQFIGDMERPDVDKVMGLSPVISIEQKTTNKNPRSTVGTITEIYDFLRLLFARVGLAYSFNTGKRMTRFSEEEILAHIYTRFPKKKMVILAPLVRGRKGHYRELFEQVRKQGYLKVRVDGEVMDLKERMQVDRYKIHDIELVIDRIQVQEDARTRISQSVQKALLMGKGLMFVMDHDTNKVSQYSRQLMCEDTGISYEEPSPNTFSFNSPYGACPRCKGLGTIYQINMDEVIPDHSKSINDGGLVPLGEARDTFSFKQIQQLAKKYKFSLSAPLEKIPEKAMNVLLYGDENGKLEVDMGFEENGTQMYETEYEGVVNMVRRYFNDTSSDAVRNWAESFMQLSTCPECNGSRLKKESLMFKVDEKNISELGEMDLGRLAEWFGGIEKRLDNKQNVIAKDVLKEIRERLGFLLDVGLTYLTLNRATRSLSGGESQRIRLATQIGSQLMGITYILDEPSIGLHQRDNMRLIDALRNLKTMGNTVIVVEHDKDIMLHADHLIDIGPGAGIHGGQVVAQGTPKEMLRLDTATAGYLNGIREIAIPEKRRKGNGKFLELKGATGNNLKNVSLKLPLGAFICVTGVSGSGKSTLINETLYPILSRHAYDSKLVPMPYKSVKGLEEIDKVIEIDQSPIGRTPRSNPATYCGFFTEIRQLFAAVPEAKIRGYNAGRFSFNVKGGRCDVCEGAGVRVIEMNFLPDVYVHCEKCNGRRYNRETLEIRYKGKSISDVLDMTVEEAVEFFQAVPYLYRKIKTLQDVGLGYITLGQSAVTLSGGEAQRVKIATELSKKDTGKTIYILDEPTTGLHFQDIQLLLNVLNKLVERGNTVLVIEHNLDVVKVADWVVDLGPEGGEGGGQILCTGTPEDVAKCKDSHTAIFLKKELKQ; encoded by the coding sequence ATGGCAAAGCAAAAGCAACAAACTACAGGAAAACCCGCTCCGGTGGCTTTGAACGATGAGATGATCGAAGTGTACGGCGCCCGGGAACATAATCTCAAGAACCTGGACATCCAGATACCCAAGAACAGCCTGGTGGTGATAACAGGAATCAGCGGCAGCGGCAAATCGTCACTGGCGTTCGATACCATTTATGCCGAAGGGCAACGGCGGTATATGGAGAGCTTCTCCGCCTACGCCCGCCAGTTCATCGGCGATATGGAGCGGCCGGATGTGGATAAGGTCATGGGTCTTTCCCCCGTCATTTCCATCGAACAGAAAACAACGAACAAGAACCCCCGCTCCACGGTGGGTACCATCACGGAAATATACGACTTCCTCCGCCTGCTGTTCGCCCGCGTTGGCTTAGCCTATTCCTTCAATACCGGCAAACGGATGACGCGTTTCTCGGAAGAAGAGATACTGGCGCATATTTATACCCGCTTCCCGAAAAAGAAGATGGTCATCCTCGCTCCCCTCGTCCGCGGCCGCAAAGGCCATTACCGCGAACTGTTCGAGCAGGTGCGCAAACAGGGATATCTCAAAGTGCGGGTAGACGGGGAAGTGATGGACCTGAAAGAACGCATGCAGGTGGACCGCTACAAGATCCACGACATCGAGCTGGTGATCGACCGCATTCAGGTGCAGGAAGACGCCCGCACCAGGATCAGCCAGAGCGTGCAGAAAGCCCTGCTGATGGGCAAAGGGCTGATGTTCGTCATGGACCATGATACGAATAAGGTATCGCAATACAGCCGCCAGCTGATGTGCGAGGATACCGGCATTTCCTACGAAGAGCCGTCTCCCAATACCTTCTCCTTCAACTCGCCCTACGGCGCATGCCCAAGATGCAAAGGTCTCGGTACCATTTACCAGATCAATATGGATGAAGTGATCCCGGATCACAGCAAATCCATCAACGATGGCGGGCTGGTGCCGCTGGGCGAAGCGCGGGACACGTTTTCCTTCAAACAGATACAGCAACTCGCTAAAAAATATAAATTCTCTTTATCCGCTCCCCTCGAAAAGATCCCGGAGAAAGCCATGAATGTGCTGCTCTACGGTGATGAGAACGGCAAGCTGGAAGTGGATATGGGCTTCGAAGAGAACGGAACGCAGATGTACGAGACCGAATACGAGGGTGTGGTGAACATGGTCCGCCGTTATTTCAATGATACGTCTTCCGATGCTGTGCGCAACTGGGCGGAAAGTTTCATGCAGCTCTCTACCTGCCCGGAATGTAACGGCAGCCGTTTGAAAAAGGAAAGCCTGATGTTCAAGGTAGATGAAAAGAACATCTCCGAGCTGGGTGAAATGGACCTGGGCAGGCTGGCGGAATGGTTTGGCGGCATAGAAAAGCGGCTGGACAATAAACAGAATGTGATCGCGAAAGATGTGCTGAAGGAGATCCGCGAACGGCTGGGCTTCCTGCTGGATGTCGGTTTGACCTACCTTACCCTTAACCGCGCTACCCGTTCGCTCAGCGGCGGCGAATCACAACGCATCCGCCTGGCTACACAGATCGGTTCGCAGCTGATGGGGATCACTTACATCCTGGATGAGCCGAGCATCGGTCTTCATCAGCGGGACAATATGCGGCTGATCGATGCCTTGCGGAATCTGAAAACAATGGGTAACACGGTGATCGTGGTGGAGCACGATAAAGATATCATGCTGCATGCGGATCACCTGATCGATATTGGTCCGGGTGCGGGCATTCACGGCGGACAGGTAGTGGCACAAGGCACGCCAAAAGAAATGCTCCGGCTGGATACCGCCACTGCAGGCTACCTGAACGGTATCCGCGAGATCGCCATCCCGGAAAAAAGAAGAAAAGGCAACGGGAAGTTCCTGGAGCTGAAAGGTGCTACAGGCAACAATCTCAAAAATGTCAGTCTCAAACTGCCATTAGGTGCTTTCATTTGCGTAACCGGCGTGTCCGGCAGCGGAAAATCCACCCTGATCAATGAAACGTTGTATCCCATCCTCTCCAGGCATGCTTATGATTCCAAGCTGGTGCCGATGCCCTACAAAAGCGTAAAGGGCCTGGAAGAGATCGATAAGGTCATCGAGATAGACCAGTCACCGATAGGCCGTACGCCACGCAGCAACCCGGCCACTTACTGCGGGTTCTTCACGGAGATCCGCCAGCTGTTTGCCGCTGTGCCGGAAGCGAAGATCAGGGGATACAATGCCGGCAGGTTCTCCTTTAACGTAAAAGGCGGCCGCTGTGACGTTTGCGAAGGCGCGGGCGTACGCGTGATAGAAATGAATTTCCTGCCGGATGTGTACGTGCATTGTGAAAAATGCAACGGACGCCGGTATAACCGTGAAACACTGGAGATCCGCTATAAAGGCAAATCCATTTCAGATGTACTGGATATGACCGTGGAAGAGGCAGTGGAATTCTTTCAGGCTGTGCCATATCTTTACCGCAAGATCAAGACCCTGCAGGATGTTGGCCTGGGATACATTACCCTCGGCCAGTCCGCCGTAACGCTCTCGGGCGGCGAGGCGCAGCGGGTGAAAATCGCTACGGAACTGTCTAAAAAAGATACGGGAAAAACCATCTACATCCTGGATGAGCCCACCACCGGCCTGCATTTCCAGGACATCCAGCTGTTGCTCAATGTGTTGAACAAACTGGTGGAAAGAGGGAATACCGTACTCGTCATAGAACATAACCTCGATGTAGTGAAAGTTGCGGATTGGGTAGTAGATTTGGGCCCTGAAGGCGGTGAAGGCGGAGGGCAGATACTCTGCACCGGTACTCCTGAAGATGTAGCCAAATGCAAAGACAGCCATACCGCCATATTTCTGAAAAAAGAACTGAAGCAATGA
- a CDS encoding GDSL-type esterase/lipase family protein — protein sequence MFTAYSNVAAQAQLYNDSTLYPFFEQLRQADSQVVNILHLGDSHIQAGFLPEAAARGFREKFGDAGAGWVFPYNLGGTNGPDSYRWSSPIRWSADRVVDRNQAYWPGPGGIVISTMQPRPVLSFSAKQGSVSRIKVFYDAGPGKAPVFMSHADIIQEDAGFPENGQQATIVPDSNLNAFQLRWPEHTGGSFRFYGALLQNGACGVLYHAIGINGAQWMHYNQHAATLPAQLHILQPQLLIFSLGTNEAFGGGTAAQLRQEMERTMQTVREYAPEAAVLFTTPPYGMMKKRQIPYRKKVGTKTRTYYRVSYAANPQVAVLRKEILEYCRNNGYACWDFYEAMRNDKRFARAWSNDRVHFNAYGYTLQGKLLYDAVAAAYDEWIKNNELTDVFTGKPVERSEVQ from the coding sequence ATGTTTACAGCATATAGTAATGTTGCCGCGCAGGCGCAGTTGTATAACGACAGTACTTTGTACCCGTTCTTTGAGCAACTGCGGCAGGCGGATAGTCAGGTAGTGAATATTTTGCACCTCGGGGACTCCCACATACAGGCAGGCTTTTTGCCCGAGGCTGCCGCCAGGGGGTTCAGGGAAAAGTTCGGTGACGCCGGTGCGGGATGGGTATTCCCTTACAACCTGGGCGGCACTAATGGTCCTGACAGCTACCGCTGGAGCAGCCCCATCCGCTGGTCGGCAGACCGTGTGGTGGACAGGAACCAGGCATACTGGCCCGGCCCCGGGGGGATCGTGATCTCCACGATGCAGCCGCGCCCCGTGTTGTCGTTCTCCGCAAAGCAGGGGAGCGTCAGCCGCATAAAGGTCTTTTACGATGCTGGCCCTGGCAAAGCGCCGGTGTTCATGTCCCATGCCGACATCATACAGGAAGATGCCGGTTTCCCGGAAAACGGGCAGCAAGCCACGATCGTGCCTGACAGCAACCTGAACGCTTTTCAGTTGCGCTGGCCGGAACACACCGGTGGCAGTTTCCGTTTTTATGGCGCGCTGCTGCAGAATGGGGCCTGCGGAGTGCTGTATCACGCCATCGGTATCAACGGCGCTCAGTGGATGCATTACAACCAGCATGCGGCTACTTTGCCGGCGCAGCTGCACATCCTGCAGCCGCAGCTGCTGATCTTCTCCCTTGGCACCAACGAGGCTTTCGGCGGGGGCACCGCAGCACAGCTCCGGCAGGAAATGGAGAGAACGATGCAGACGGTCCGGGAATATGCGCCGGAAGCGGCAGTGCTTTTTACCACGCCGCCGTATGGCATGATGAAAAAGCGCCAGATCCCCTACCGCAAGAAGGTCGGCACCAAAACACGCACCTATTACCGCGTGTCGTACGCCGCCAACCCCCAGGTAGCCGTATTGCGCAAGGAAATACTGGAATACTGCCGGAACAACGGCTACGCCTGCTGGGATTTTTATGAAGCCATGCGCAATGATAAAAGATTCGCCCGCGCATGGAGCAACGACAGGGTACATTTTAACGCATATGGATATACGCTGCAGGGAAAACTGTTGTACGATGCCGTGGCAGCAGCTTATGATGAATGGATAAAAAACAATGAACTGACCGATGTCTTTACCGGAAAACCTGTGGAACGTTCTGAGGTACAATGA
- a CDS encoding GNAT family N-acetyltransferase — protein sequence MIQWQVKTFGELSLEELYQLLRLRNEVFVVEQHCPYLDLDNADQLALHVLGHSPEGLAAYTRLFAPGVRSDLASIGRVVTSPSARGTGLGRQLMERSIAAVAAHWGPVPIRISAQLYLQQFYESLGFVKKSEMYLEDNIPHIEMVKA from the coding sequence ATGATCCAATGGCAAGTGAAGACATTCGGCGAACTGAGCCTTGAAGAGCTTTATCAGCTGCTGCGGCTAAGAAACGAAGTGTTTGTGGTGGAGCAGCATTGCCCGTACCTGGACCTGGACAATGCCGATCAGCTGGCGCTGCATGTGCTGGGGCATTCACCGGAAGGGCTGGCGGCCTATACCCGCCTGTTTGCTCCGGGTGTCCGGTCGGACCTGGCTTCGATCGGCAGGGTGGTTACCTCGCCCTCCGCACGGGGAACCGGGCTGGGACGGCAGCTGATGGAACGCTCCATTGCAGCAGTAGCCGCACATTGGGGACCCGTTCCGATCAGGATCAGCGCACAACTCTACCTGCAGCAATTCTATGAATCACTGGGTTTTGTAAAAAAAAGCGAAATGTACCTTGAAGATAACATACCCCATATCGAAATGGTAAAAGCGTAA
- a CDS encoding DUF6452 family protein: MRYILLMIGVMITGLTACDDDTKVCDVDVRTELRANFRYVLNNVEKDTTMPGVTLYAFGKEDDSIYARDPTKGLQFSLDRSADSSRFYFQTDSGRVADTLIFRYSRQPSFVSAGCGFATYFTLDTVLHTSNVVQSIQIRNNNVTTGNETHITLHF, from the coding sequence ATGAGATATATCCTGCTGATGATCGGGGTGATGATCACCGGCCTTACCGCCTGTGATGACGATACAAAAGTCTGTGATGTGGACGTTCGCACGGAGTTGCGCGCCAACTTCCGCTATGTGCTGAATAATGTGGAGAAGGATACGACCATGCCAGGCGTCACGCTGTATGCTTTTGGCAAGGAAGATGACAGCATCTATGCCCGGGACCCGACGAAGGGTCTGCAGTTTTCGCTGGACAGATCGGCGGACAGCAGCCGGTTCTATTTCCAGACGGATTCCGGACGGGTAGCGGATACCCTCATTTTCCGCTACAGCCGCCAGCCGAGTTTCGTGTCCGCCGGATGCGGTTTCGCCACCTATTTTACACTGGATACGGTGTTGCACACCAGCAATGTGGTCCAGTCCATCCAGATCAGAAACAACAACGTAACAACCGGCAATGAAACGCATATTACCTTACATTTTTAG
- a CDS encoding SMI1/KNR4 family protein, producing MTPLEQLKTMLHERYHTYKNEEYGIELMPGLSDEEIDTVARQLPGRQVPADIRELLQFTSGFLFFGLDAITFDGVREFDMLNLIPFPVRLAGDGYGNYFVVDVDRSGKWGPVLYVLNDPQVIIKHSENVTEFLQDIHAFGKRTGTSSLDVIHNSTMEDIWERNNGFITRDDARHSNDPQLEAFAQQLPWNYMIADLREKSVRSGFAWGKFGTNMRNAIRDRDALLWGIERKPPQQRRPPFNNRQRSFR from the coding sequence ATGACACCACTCGAACAGCTGAAAACGATGCTGCATGAAAGGTATCACACCTACAAAAACGAAGAATACGGTATTGAGTTAATGCCCGGACTATCAGATGAAGAGATAGACACAGTAGCACGCCAGCTCCCTGGCAGGCAGGTACCTGCGGACATCCGGGAACTGTTGCAATTCACCAGCGGATTTTTATTTTTCGGCCTTGATGCCATTACTTTTGATGGCGTCAGGGAATTTGATATGCTCAATCTTATCCCTTTTCCAGTGCGCCTTGCGGGCGATGGTTATGGCAATTATTTTGTAGTGGATGTGGACAGAAGCGGCAAATGGGGCCCTGTGCTCTATGTACTCAATGATCCCCAGGTGATCATCAAACATTCGGAAAATGTTACCGAGTTCCTCCAGGATATCCATGCTTTCGGTAAAAGGACCGGCACTTCCTCCCTGGACGTGATCCATAACTCCACCATGGAAGATATCTGGGAGCGGAACAATGGCTTTATCACCCGTGATGATGCCCGTCATTCCAATGACCCGCAGCTGGAAGCATTTGCACAGCAACTCCCCTGGAATTACATGATCGCCGATCTGCGCGAAAAATCCGTGCGCTCCGGTTTTGCCTGGGGAAAGTTCGGCACCAATATGCGTAATGCGATCCGGGACAGGGATGCCCTGCTTTGGGGCATTGAGCGGAAACCGCCGCAACAGCGGAGACCGCCGTTCAACAACCGGCAACGATCGTTCAGATAA